The Spartinivicinus poritis DNA window TGAGTCATTAAAATACAGAGCGGCTGCATGAATAAATTAGCAGTTATGTCAATCTAAAAAAACTTCGGAACCGAGTGCTAGAAAACTACATAACAACTTTAAGTAAGCCAGCCCCACGCTGGCTTTTTTATTCATACACTTGCCAATATTGCGAACCCGCTAAGCTTGCTAGACCATACGATGGTGGTAAACGCCAAGGGTGGTGTAAAGAGCTTAGTTATTTCAAGAAAAAGGAATACGTATTACGGGTTTTGATAGCATACTACGCTTGCCGGGCAAAACTAGTCGGTTCTTGGGTTTATCGGCTGGTTTTGGAAAGGCTGCAGAGAAGGTGGGCAGGAAAAGGAGACTGGAAGGCTTTATTACATTTGATAGCGTTTCACTTTAGTTATAAAGAATGGCAAAGTACCAACTGTTTACACTAATTAAAGGTATTTTCGAATAATTTCTTCTAGTTTTGATATGCCAAGTCCACTAGGCATTGCTTTTAATTGATTAATACCTTGTTGCAACAGCTGAACAGCTTTACGATCTGTGTCTTTGTTGAAAGCAAAAAAATTATCGTTCTCACTCATTAAATAAATAATTTCAAACTCATCACTAGGATATCTCAGTTTTCGAAAGATCCACCTCGCAGTGATATAGTTGTATGCCCACATGTCAATTCTATCTTTATACAGCATTCTAGCTAAGTTATCCGGGTGGTTTGCAAAACGAAAATTATGGCTTTTAGCCCCTATTGCCAATGCTAGTTGATGACTAATATCATCCCTTATTGCACCAATCACAAAGGTGTGTATTGGAGTTCTTGAACTGATCATGATATTGCTGGCCTTTTTCTTAATGAGTGCATTTTTCGTTTTAGCAAACGGGCCTGCCCATAAAAACAGTTTGGATCGTTCTTCACTGAAGCTCATACTGAATAAGGCCGTATTGGGTCGCGCTAGAGCGTATTTGTACCCCCTCGCCCAAGGTAGTATCTCAATATCACTTCTTCGAACATGACAGTTCACTAAGGTCGAAGCTGCAACGAGTATATCAACTGCAACTCCCTCTACTCTTCCACCCTCTGCAAGATAGTTATAAGGTGGGAACTCTTCAGAAATAAATCTGACTTTTTGAAGTGGACAGCTGCTATAAGCTAGTGATGCCAATTGCAACAAAATCAAAAACAGCAGTATTTGCATTATTATAAAGGCTAATGTTAGCTGATCTTACATTTAAGCATAGATCTCAATAGAAATATTTTCTCTTCACACCACATGTGCGTTAATCCATGTATGAGGCAAACCTGTCTATTCTACAACCAAACTGTCATATACTACCTGATAACTGCCAATAATGACGGTTATTGGCAATATTTGAAAAACTTGAGGGGAGAAGCACTAAGAATATAGTGGTTTGTGATAGCCTAAAGCCCCAATATACTACGTCAAGAATGAATTTTACTCGTTGTCTGTGTGAGGCATGGCTACTACTGTAAACCAGTAGCTACTCAATTGAGTAATCACTTCTCTGAAATTATTAAAATCAACAGGCTTTGTTAAATAAGAACTACAGCGAAGCTTGTACATATCTAAAATATCTTTATCAGCTTGAGATGTAGTTAATACCACTACTGGGATACACTTTAATTTCTCATGCTTAATAATCTCAGCAAGTACTTCTCGGCCATCCATAACGGGTAAATTTATATCTAGTAAAATAATATCAGGAGTAGGTGAGGTAGCATATTTATCTTGCTTTAATAAAAACTGCATACATTCTTCACCATTTACAACATGATGCAAATTTAGTGCAAGCTTTTGCAATTCAAAGCACTCTTTTGTAAGTATATAATCACTATAATTATCCTCAACTAGTAATAATTCTATAACTTTATATTGATTTTCCACTAAGTTCATTCAACTTTTCCTTGTTGGGCTAAGGTAAAATAAAAAACACTTCCTTTGTTAACTTCTGATTCTACCCAAATTTTGCCACCATGCCTATTTACTATTCGTCTGCAAACAGCAAGACCTATACCTGTCCCTGGGTACTGCTCATGTGTATGAAGCCGTTTAAAGATTTCAAATATTTTTTTATAATGCTTTTCGCTAATTCCAATCCCATTATCCTTTATTGAAATTACCCATTCACTGTTTTTTTCCTGACATGCTATAGTTATTTCGGGTGGTGAGCTTTGATTATATTTAATACTATTACTTAATAAATTTTCCATTAGCTGTAATAACTGCAACTCACAACCTAAAACCTGAGGTAATGTACTATAGTTAATCTTTGCTTTTCTTTTTGTAATATCCATGTCAAGTAAATTAAGCGTATCATCCAAAACCCGTTGTAAACATACAGACTCGTGGGGTACAGATTGTGCATCTACACGAGAATAAGCAAGTAAACCATTAATTAATGACTTCATTTTTTTTACGCTTAAAACAATTTGGTCAATATAAAGATTCCCACTTTCACCTAGCTTTTCTTTATATCTTTTTTCTAAAAGTTGAGCAAAACCTGTAATTCCCCTCAATGGGGTTTGCAAATCATGTGATGCAACATAAGCAAACTGCTGTAATTCTATATTGCTTTTTTCTAATGCTTCATTTAGTTGACGTAGCTTCCTTTCTTCTTCTTTTCTCTGGGTTGTATCAACTATAGATGCAACAACCATGAGTTTGTTATCTAATGTTAGTGGGTTCAAGCCAATCTCAACAAAAAAAGTGCTGCCATCCTTTCTAATAGCCTTTAAATCTCTGCCTTTTCCCATGGAGCGAGATTCAAGATTACTATAAAACTCTTTCCTTAGAGTTGGATGATCCCTACGATAACCAACAGGTATCAAAATCTCAACTGACTGCTCTATTAGCTCATCTTGTTTGTATTGGAATAGCTCTAATGCATTTGAATTTGCTAGTACTATCGCCCCTTTTTGGTCAACCATTAATAGGCCAACAGGTGCTGCTTCAAATATACTATATAGCAAATGATAATTGTTATTTTTCACTGCATTTCCCTAGTACGCTTAATTGATGTTTAGAGTCTAGCTGAGTGAAAGTGTAGGAAAAGCTTCAATAAAGGCACATAGTTAAAATAATATTTAATTACATGTTTTACTGAATACAGTGCCTTAAAACAGTATTTTCTGATCTCTATGAAACTGATGCCTAGACAAACATGTCTAATTCCCCTGCATATAACTTACAGTATAGTTCTTTCTTGTCAGCTCTGGCTACCTTATAACCAATCTGTAATAAAGTGAACGTTACTGGCTGTTTTTGAAAAGACCACAGGTAGGGATTAAGCAATGATGATGTTTTAAACTTTATAATTAACTGAAAAAACGCTATGAATTTAATTTCTTTTAGAATCGGAGCCAATAAAATATACTTTTTGTTAGCTTGTTGAGTTAGCTTGGTTTTATTTCTAAATTGCACAAGGATACGTGTGAACATGAATATATATACTAGTTATTCAGTAAAGCCAAAACCTTATCAGAGCCATGATGTTAAATGGAAGGTACTTATAAAAGATAAAAATAAAAATAAAAATAAAAATATTTTCACACCTGGAATTGCTATTAACGTCTCAAGAGATAGTGCTCTAATTGAAACACTGGGATATTTTAGCGTTCAACAAATATTCCCCTTGATGATCAATGCTAAGATTAACGAAATAAAACGCCCTATTTATACAATGGCAGAGGCTCAACGTATTGTTTTACAAAAACATCGCTATCAAATTGACGTTTCATTTAAACAAATCCTGCCAAAAGATAAACAATTTTTAGAAAACCTAGAAGACTATTTAATTTAAATAATAGTTATATTTTACAATAATCTTGCAAAAGCTATCACGTGTTTAAGTGATAGCTTTTAGCTGGGTTCCCCCTACCGCATCGTTCACATTAATTGCTTTAGTTACTATAACTTACCTTGAATTTACACAAAAAAGTACATTAGGGAATAATTTCCATATCATGGAAGTTATTCCCTGGAACTGATAGGATAGTTTGTTCTTTTGCTTTAAGTCAATTCCTTGATTAAATAAAAATATTTAGATTATCAAACATCTAATATAGCAAGTTGAATATTAAACAACTGGTGCTATAAATGCAGTTATAATTTATGTAGAAGTACTACAGATAATGCTTATTAGCACTTAATTGCTGAGAATAAGGAGTTTTCTATGGCTACTATACAAAAATCAACTGATTCTTCAGGTCTTGCAGAAGTAGTAGATCGTATTTTGGACAAGGGTATTGTTATCGATGCTTGGGTTAAAGTATCACTGGTTGGTATCGAGCTGCTATCTATAGAAGCCCGAGTAGTTGTTGCGTCTGTAGAAACTTATCTGTCATATGCAGAAGCTATTGGTTTAACAGCCAGTGCTGCAGCACCTGCTTAACTCATGCTCGTTTTTTCCTTGGGGTGTACGCCTTTAACTCCAAGGAAATAGTCAATGTAAATAAAAACGATTAATAGTAAGGACCTACAATCATGACATTATCTATTGCTAATGATATGGCAAGGCTTCGCGATGAAATCAATCAGTGTAAAGCTGAACGAAAAGCATTAGCTGATGAGCGGATGACAATTAATGTTGAACGTGAGCAAACAGTGCGCAATATGCTAAAAGAAACACGTGAAGAAAGGACCAATACTCATCGAGCTTTGAGAAACAAACGGAAGTCATTTAGTGCGAAGCAAAAAGCAGAGGTGCGTACTCAGTTAAATGAGACCAGAAAAGAAATGAACACTGCTCATTTAGTTTTTTTTGGGTCCTAGACCTAGTGAAAATTTCGACTAACACCTCACTTGTGCATTTTATCAGGATAGCGAAAAGGGTGTCTACGCAGTGATGTCCTTGTTGTCTACTTGCCCAGTGTGCTTGAAGTGAGGGGGCCAATCCGCGTGCATTGTAATAGCACAGGTGCAATCAAAAAGATGACTTGTGCGTCTTTCCGATAAAGGTATTATTCAAGCTCCTGAAGGATTGTTATGGTCAAGGAACTACACGAATAGGTCAAGAGGAAGAAGATGTTGCACCTCAACAGCTGGTAGATAACACAATACGAAAGATATGCCCAACTCCTCCGCAACAAGCTAGTCAACAAACCAAAACAAAGAGTAAATATAAATGTCTATACCTGCATCTAAGCCAAGAAAAGGAATGTCTGATATCAAAACATTAAGTGGTAGTGAAAATAAAGACCATCCTGCCTATCGTACCTACTTAAAATTAGGGACTTTAGAAATGCAGCGGCTTAGAAAGCAAAAAGAACGAGATGCAGCTGTGACTCTCATTGCTCAAATCGACGAAAGTCTAGCTCAAATTAACAATGAAATAAGCACTCTCAACAAAAATGTAAAAAAAGCCTGTCAACCTTATACAAATACACGACAAGACAAGAAGGTGCCATTATCATCCCTTCAGCAAGGTTTTCGATTAAGATACTAGAAAGTTTAAGTTGACTTTTTCAACATAAAGAAAAAACAAAGAACATACACAATGAAGATTCATTGTATTGATAGCATTTAATTTCAAATGTTATTCATTACATGACCTATTGGAACAGGGCTCGTAAAGGCTTCCTTAAACTGGTTAACTTTGTATAAAAGTTAACCAGTTTGGCTCTTATAAATCAATCACTTATGGTTTTGCTACACACCACACCAAACTTGAAGGTTTGTTGGTATACTTAAGATGTGAAGGATAAGGTGTTTGATTCGCTTAGCTTAGCTAATAATGTATCGTTATAATTAATTTTATTTTTTTATCTTTTTGCTATTTTGACTGCAGTCTCCTAAGGAAAATAAGTTGACAGCTATTTCCGATGTACCGTCAATGCTTATATTTGATACACGCAAAGTTAATCCTTCAAAAATTTTTGGACCATTTTCTGGAAACTGACTGGTTGTACCAGGTGGTACTGTTATTTGATGATGCTCAGCACCCAAAAAAAAGGCGACATTAGCTGCCCTATTCCCCATATTGTAC harbors:
- a CDS encoding substrate-binding periplasmic protein, whose product is MQILLFLILLQLASLAYSSCPLQKVRFISEEFPPYNYLAEGGRVEGVAVDILVAASTLVNCHVRRSDIEILPWARGYKYALARPNTALFSMSFSEERSKLFLWAGPFAKTKNALIKKKASNIMISSRTPIHTFVIGAIRDDISHQLALAIGAKSHNFRFANHPDNLARMLYKDRIDMWAYNYITARWIFRKLRYPSDEFEIIYLMSENDNFFAFNKDTDRKAVQLLQQGINQLKAMPSGLGISKLEEIIRKYL
- the gvpA gene encoding gas vesicle structural protein GvpA; this encodes MATIQKSTDSSGLAEVVDRILDKGIVIDAWVKVSLVGIELLSIEARVVVASVETYLSYAEAIGLTASAAAPA
- a CDS encoding response regulator: MNLVENQYKVIELLLVEDNYSDYILTKECFELQKLALNLHHVVNGEECMQFLLKQDKYATSPTPDIILLDINLPVMDGREVLAEIIKHEKLKCIPVVVLTTSQADKDILDMYKLRCSSYLTKPVDFNNFREVITQLSSYWFTVVAMPHTDNE
- a CDS encoding sensor histidine kinase encodes the protein MKNNNYHLLYSIFEAAPVGLLMVDQKGAIVLANSNALELFQYKQDELIEQSVEILIPVGYRRDHPTLRKEFYSNLESRSMGKGRDLKAIRKDGSTFFVEIGLNPLTLDNKLMVVASIVDTTQRKEEERKLRQLNEALEKSNIELQQFAYVASHDLQTPLRGITGFAQLLEKRYKEKLGESGNLYIDQIVLSVKKMKSLINGLLAYSRVDAQSVPHESVCLQRVLDDTLNLLDMDITKRKAKINYSTLPQVLGCELQLLQLMENLLSNSIKYNQSSPPEITIACQEKNSEWVISIKDNGIGISEKHYKKIFEIFKRLHTHEQYPGTGIGLAVCRRIVNRHGGKIWVESEVNKGSVFYFTLAQQGKVE